The following proteins are co-located in the Spirochaetaceae bacterium genome:
- a CDS encoding TIGR03905 family TSCPD domain-containing protein — protein sequence MTYKTTGTCAQHINFDIEDGKLHNVQFIGGCMGNLKAISRLIEGMPIEEAVSKLEGLDCKGRGTSCSDQLTKAIKEALNS from the coding sequence ATGACTTACAAAACAACAGGCACCTGTGCCCAGCATATAAACTTTGATATTGAAGACGGCAAACTGCACAATGTACAATTTATTGGCGGTTGTATGGGCAATTTAAAAGCCATAAGCCGTCTGATTGAAGGTATGCCGATAGAAGAAGCTGTAAGCAAACTTGAAGGGTTAGATTGCAAAGGACGCGGTACCAGCTGCAGCGACCAACTGACAAAGGCTATTAAAGAAGCTTTAAATAGTTAA
- a CDS encoding DNA/RNA non-specific endonuclease — protein MKKKKRRTKKNLKRAARQRAALLLIVALVAAVVALDYFFNDGELFRQFNDWLADDVPVLVTDRPAVLRRDLAAYYPLSERELQLIEHSAFSLGFNDAWRTAAWVVHRLNHSDFLSGERHTRTDRFLPDPFLANSPVTADYLRSGFDRGHLAPAADFSFNADFMRESFYMSNIAPQYPNLNRILWNEIEQFIRRSMPQRPQMVIFTGPIHYGEPSRFIGNSRVAVPDAFYKIAYDEARSEVLVFVANNIAERQPGITQSNSYMVTLADVERLSELTFLQNSPNRSNLLTMLSFAVWGH, from the coding sequence ATGAAAAAAAAGAAAAGACGAACTAAAAAAAATTTAAAAAGGGCTGCCCGCCAACGAGCTGCCTTGTTGTTAATTGTCGCCTTAGTAGCGGCTGTGGTAGCCCTAGATTATTTTTTTAACGATGGCGAACTATTTAGACAGTTTAATGATTGGTTAGCCGATGATGTACCGGTTTTAGTTACCGATAGGCCGGCGGTTTTACGGCGCGATTTAGCGGCTTACTACCCCTTAAGCGAGCGAGAGTTACAATTAATAGAACACAGCGCTTTTAGTTTAGGCTTTAACGATGCGTGGCGTACGGCGGCGTGGGTGGTGCATAGATTAAACCACAGCGATTTTTTAAGCGGTGAGCGCCACACCCGGACCGACCGTTTTTTACCCGACCCTTTTTTGGCTAACAGCCCGGTAACCGCCGATTATTTGCGCAGCGGGTTTGACCGCGGTCATTTAGCCCCCGCCGCCGATTTTAGTTTTAATGCCGATTTTATGCGCGAAAGTTTTTATATGAGTAATATCGCTCCGCAATATCCTAACCTTAACCGTATTTTATGGAACGAGATAGAGCAATTTATCCGCCGGTCTATGCCGCAGCGGCCGCAAATGGTTATTTTTACCGGTCCTATCCACTACGGTGAACCCAGCCGGTTTATTGGTAACAGCCGGGTAGCGGTGCCCGATGCTTTTTACAAAATAGCTTATGACGAAGCCCGTAGCGAGGTACTGGTTTTTGTAGCTAACAACATCGCCGAAAGGCAGCCCGGTATTACCCAAAGTAACAGCTATATGGTTACTCTGGCCGATGTAGAACGTTTAAGTGAGCTTACCTTTTTGCAAAACAGCCCTAATCGCTCTAATTTGCTAACGATGTTAAGTTTTGCCGTGTGGGGCCATTAA
- a CDS encoding PEGA domain-containing protein has protein sequence MLVKYLVIIFLIIAAHLSAQPQSFRVAFLYEDGQQNTINRLHSLVINHFRYTNHHHLTAAEQEALIARARELSLQNLSSQIERLTEQIEQERLVPNRLLTTERDLIRNRRTLERQYNRQLTRPIEVPLPASLPIVLTPPQQLNFAELEDNGRENFELWFYGTSRAVTAQISFIEYFVYNSLTQETITLFSNPVRVIELEEAALQITANAMAVLMGQEPAAVILNNLTTGAELFLNDEWVTVTRLLYLPAGNYHLLIRRAGFYDRHFNLNLTTGQQHSIEGELQPRQQVTISIETNPAEAQIFLNGLLIGRSPLTFTANTGEQVVIQSIGYINQSFTVREDAQFIFTLLPISGDTQLFFDRSQRYFLISLTSFTASLASSLVFLSLAEIAGERAMNSFDPHEREAQLRRASLYSGLGWGSVGLAGVSFTFTIVNLNRYIRAGNRITGVN, from the coding sequence TTGCTAGTTAAATATCTTGTCATTATATTTTTAATTATTGCTGCTCATCTATCGGCACAACCGCAAAGTTTTAGAGTGGCTTTTCTTTACGAAGACGGCCAGCAGAACACCATTAACCGCTTGCACAGCCTAGTTATTAACCATTTTAGATATACCAACCATCATCATTTAACGGCCGCCGAACAAGAGGCGCTTATCGCCCGCGCTAGGGAGTTATCTTTACAAAACCTTTCCAGCCAAATTGAACGGCTTACCGAACAAATTGAGCAAGAGCGTTTAGTGCCCAATCGTTTACTCACCACCGAGCGCGATTTAATCCGCAATCGCCGCACCCTTGAGCGGCAATATAACCGCCAGTTAACTAGGCCCATCGAGGTTCCGTTGCCGGCCAGCTTACCTATTGTTTTAACGCCTCCGCAGCAGCTTAACTTTGCCGAGTTGGAAGATAATGGCCGCGAAAACTTTGAGTTATGGTTTTATGGTACCAGCCGGGCCGTAACGGCACAAATAAGTTTTATAGAATACTTTGTTTATAACAGCTTAACCCAAGAGACTATCACTTTATTTAGCAACCCCGTTAGGGTAATAGAGTTAGAAGAAGCCGCCTTACAAATTACCGCTAACGCTATGGCCGTCTTAATGGGGCAAGAGCCGGCCGCTGTTATCTTAAATAATTTAACAACTGGGGCCGAACTATTTTTAAATGACGAATGGGTAACCGTTACCCGCTTACTTTATTTGCCCGCCGGCAACTATCATCTTTTAATTAGGCGCGCCGGTTTTTATGATAGGCATTTTAACCTTAACTTAACTACCGGCCAGCAGCACTCTATCGAGGGCGAATTACAACCGCGCCAGCAGGTAACCATTAGCATAGAAACCAACCCGGCAGAGGCACAAATTTTTTTAAACGGTCTCTTGATTGGCCGCAGCCCGCTCACCTTTACGGCCAATACCGGCGAGCAAGTAGTGATACAAAGTATCGGCTATATTAACCAAAGCTTTACGGTGCGTGAAGATGCGCAGTTTATTTTTACTTTACTGCCTATTTCTGGGGATACCCAATTATTTTTTGACCGCAGCCAACGTTATTTTTTAATTAGTTTAACCAGCTTTACGGCCAGTTTAGCTTCGTCGTTAGTATTTTTATCGCTGGCCGAAATTGCCGGCGAACGGGCAATGAACAGCTTTGACCCGCACGAGCGAGAAGCGCAGCTCAGACGCGCTAGTCTTTATTCGGGGTTAGGCTGGGGCAGTGTCGGTTTAGCTGGGGTGTCGTTTACCTTTACAATAGTTAATTTAAACCGCTATATTAGGGCCGGGAACCGAATAACGGGGGTTAATTAA
- a CDS encoding biotin--[acetyl-CoA-carboxylase] ligase: MDIKQVINPFGPIFYQEETTSTMLMAKEQPQLGGLYLTNYQNLPQARVAGRTWFAGKGLNLTFTLALANNFNDPPSLLCGLAVSNLLNDLGISNTIKWPNDILVNDKKICGILCRLEDNLLHIGIGLNVNEMNFPADINATSLALETGRKLNREDLLNRLLNRLQLTLTNPDWLTAINRRLWRRGQKVNYQVSGGQISGLITNIAGDGALVLKLADGSLYNLYAGEAE, encoded by the coding sequence ATGGATATTAAGCAAGTAATAAACCCTTTTGGCCCCATTTTTTATCAAGAAGAAACAACCAGTACGATGTTAATGGCTAAAGAACAGCCGCAGTTAGGGGGGCTTTATTTAACTAACTACCAAAACTTGCCGCAGGCGCGTGTAGCTGGCCGTACTTGGTTTGCCGGTAAAGGCTTAAATTTAACTTTTACTTTAGCGCTGGCTAATAATTTTAACGACCCGCCCTCTTTATTGTGCGGCCTTGCTGTAAGTAATTTACTTAATGACTTGGGGATTAGTAATACTATTAAATGGCCTAATGATATTTTAGTAAATGATAAAAAGATTTGTGGTATACTCTGCCGGTTAGAAGATAATTTATTGCATATTGGTATCGGACTAAATGTAAATGAAATGAACTTTCCGGCTGATATTAACGCTACGTCGTTAGCTTTAGAGACTGGCCGGAAACTTAACCGTGAAGATTTACTTAATCGCTTGCTTAACCGGTTGCAGCTTACTTTAACTAACCCTGATTGGCTAACAGCTATTAACCGGCGGTTATGGCGTAGAGGACAAAAGGTTAATTACCAAGTTAGCGGAGGGCAAATCAGCGGCTTAATTACCAATATAGCCGGCGACGGGGCGTTAGTGTTAAAGCTGGCCGATGGCAGCCTTTATAATTTGTATGCCGGTGAGGCGGAGTAG